The following are encoded together in the Drosophila takahashii strain IR98-3 E-12201 chromosome X, DtakHiC1v2, whole genome shotgun sequence genome:
- the fne gene encoding ELAV-like protein 1 isoform X1, with translation MTNAMDIVKNGSANGSVDGSNDESRTNLIVNYLPQTMTQEEMRSLFSSIGELESCKLVRDKVSGNLVLPASLTALNPALQQGQSLGYGFVNYVRAEDAEKAVNTLNGLRLQNKVIKVSYARPSSESIKGANLYVSGLPKNLSQPDLEGMFASFGKIITSRILCDNISGLSKGVGFIRFDQRNEAERAIQELNGKTPKGYAEPITVKFANNPSNSAKAQIAPPLTAYLTPQAAAATRRLAGALPSAGRIRYSPLAGDLLANSILPGNAMTGSGWCIFVYNLAPETEENVLWQLFGPFGAVQSVKVIRDLQTSKCKGFGFVTMTNYDEAVVAIQSLNGYTLGNRVLQVSFKTNKTKTT, from the exons ATGACCAACGCCATGGACATAGTGAAGAACGGCAGTGCCAATGGCTCCGTCGATGGCAGCAATGATGAGTCGCGCACCAATTTGATCGTCAACTATCTGCCGCAAACCATGACGCAGGAGGAGATGCGATCGCTCTTCTCCAGCATCGGTGAGCTCGAGAGTTGCAAACTGGTGCGTGATAAAGTCTCAGGTAATTTGG tCTTGCCAGCATCGTTGACCGCTCTCAACCCGGCACTGCAGCAAG GTCAGAGTCTGGGCTATGGCTTTGTTAATTACGTAAGGGCCGAGGATGCTGAGAAGGCTGTGAACACCCTGAACGGTCTGCGTTTGCAGAATAAGGTTATTAAAGTATCATACGCCCGTCCAAGCTCAGAATCTATTAAGGGTGCTAATTTATATGTATCGGGTCTTCCGAAAAATCTATCACAACCAGACTTGGAGGGGATGTTTGCTTCGTTCGGCAAAATAATTACATCTCGTATACTCTGTGATAATATTTCTG gtCTATCGAAGGGCGTCGGTTTTATCCGTTTCGATCAGCGCAACGAAGCCGAGCGAGCCATCCAGGAGCTGAATGGCAAGACCCCGAAGGGCTATGCCGAACCGATTACCGTTAAGTTTGCCAATAATCCGAGCAATAGCGCCAAGGCCCAGATCGCCCCGCCCCTCACCGCCTACCTAACTCCCCAGGCGGCAGCGGCCACCCGGCGTTTGGCCGGAGCTCTGCCCTCCGCCGGTCGCATAAG GTACTCACCGCTGGCTGGCGACCTCTTGGCCAACTCGATCTTGCCCGGAAACGCAATGACCGGCTCGGGATGGTGTATATTCGTCTACAATTTGGCCCCGGAGACCGAGGAGAACGTGCTGTGGCAGCTGTTCGGTCCCTTCGGGGCCGTTCAGTCGGTGAAGGTGATCCGCGATCTGCAGACCAGCAAGTGCAAGGGCTTCGGATTCGTCACCATGACCAACTACGACGAGGCCGTGGTGGCCATCCAGTCGCTGAACGGCTACACCCTGGGCAATCGGGTGCTCCAGGTCAGCTTTAAGACTAACAAGACCAAAACCACTTAG
- the fne gene encoding ELAV-like protein 2 isoform X2, with protein MTNAMDIVKNGSANGSVDGSNDESRTNLIVNYLPQTMTQEEMRSLFSSIGELESCKLVRDKVSVLPASLTALNPALQQGQSLGYGFVNYVRAEDAEKAVNTLNGLRLQNKVIKVSYARPSSESIKGANLYVSGLPKNLSQPDLEGMFASFGKIITSRILCDNISGLSKGVGFIRFDQRNEAERAIQELNGKTPKGYAEPITVKFANNPSNSAKAQIAPPLTAYLTPQAAAATRRLAGALPSAGRIRYSPLAGDLLANSILPGNAMTGSGWCIFVYNLAPETEENVLWQLFGPFGAVQSVKVIRDLQTSKCKGFGFVTMTNYDEAVVAIQSLNGYTLGNRVLQVSFKTNKTKTT; from the exons ATGACCAACGCCATGGACATAGTGAAGAACGGCAGTGCCAATGGCTCCGTCGATGGCAGCAATGATGAGTCGCGCACCAATTTGATCGTCAACTATCTGCCGCAAACCATGACGCAGGAGGAGATGCGATCGCTCTTCTCCAGCATCGGTGAGCTCGAGAGTTGCAAACTGGTGCGTGATAAAGTCTCAG tCTTGCCAGCATCGTTGACCGCTCTCAACCCGGCACTGCAGCAAG GTCAGAGTCTGGGCTATGGCTTTGTTAATTACGTAAGGGCCGAGGATGCTGAGAAGGCTGTGAACACCCTGAACGGTCTGCGTTTGCAGAATAAGGTTATTAAAGTATCATACGCCCGTCCAAGCTCAGAATCTATTAAGGGTGCTAATTTATATGTATCGGGTCTTCCGAAAAATCTATCACAACCAGACTTGGAGGGGATGTTTGCTTCGTTCGGCAAAATAATTACATCTCGTATACTCTGTGATAATATTTCTG gtCTATCGAAGGGCGTCGGTTTTATCCGTTTCGATCAGCGCAACGAAGCCGAGCGAGCCATCCAGGAGCTGAATGGCAAGACCCCGAAGGGCTATGCCGAACCGATTACCGTTAAGTTTGCCAATAATCCGAGCAATAGCGCCAAGGCCCAGATCGCCCCGCCCCTCACCGCCTACCTAACTCCCCAGGCGGCAGCGGCCACCCGGCGTTTGGCCGGAGCTCTGCCCTCCGCCGGTCGCATAAG GTACTCACCGCTGGCTGGCGACCTCTTGGCCAACTCGATCTTGCCCGGAAACGCAATGACCGGCTCGGGATGGTGTATATTCGTCTACAATTTGGCCCCGGAGACCGAGGAGAACGTGCTGTGGCAGCTGTTCGGTCCCTTCGGGGCCGTTCAGTCGGTGAAGGTGATCCGCGATCTGCAGACCAGCAAGTGCAAGGGCTTCGGATTCGTCACCATGACCAACTACGACGAGGCCGTGGTGGCCATCCAGTCGCTGAACGGCTACACCCTGGGCAATCGGGTGCTCCAGGTCAGCTTTAAGACTAACAAGACCAAAACCACTTAG